From the Manis javanica isolate MJ-LG chromosome 11, MJ_LKY, whole genome shotgun sequence genome, one window contains:
- the LOC140844157 gene encoding olfactory receptor 5W2-like codes for MDKGNCSSVTEFTFLGISNNPGMKGALFTVFLLAYLINLLANLGMIILIRMDTQLHTPMYFFLSHLSFCDLCYSTAVGPKMLVDIFAKNKSIPFYGCAVQLGIFCTFADSECMLLAVMAFDRYKAISNPLLYTVNMSSTVCSLLVVGVYMVGMADALIHTTLTFRLCFCGSNEINHFFCDAPPLLLLSCSDTQVNELMVFIIFGFIEVSTISGVLVSYAYIILSVLKIHSAEGRLKVFSTCTSHLTAVAIFQGTMLFMYFRPSSAYSLDQDKMTSLFYTLVIPMLNPLIYSLRNKDVKEALEKLKTKRWF; via the coding sequence ATGGATAAGGGTAATTGCTCCTCGGTGACTGAATTTACTTTCTTAGGAATTTCCAATAATCCTGGGATGAAAGGGGCCCTATTTACAGTATTCCTTCTTGCTTATCTTATTAACCTTCTGGCAAATCTCGGAATGATCATTTTAATTAGAATGGATACCCAGCTGCACACGCCAATGTACTTTTTCCTTAGCCACCTCTCCTTCTGTGACCTCTGCTATTCCACAGCAGTTGGTCCCAAGATGCTGGTGGACATATTTGCCAAAAACAAGTCAATTCCTTTCTATGGCTGTGCTGTGCAATTGGGGATCTTCTGTACCTTTGCAGATTCTGAGTGTATGCTGCTGGCGGTGATGGCCTTTGACCGGTACAAGGCCATCAGCAACCCCTTGCTCTATACGGTCAACATGTCCAGCACAGTGTGCTCCCTGCTTGTAGTTGGGGTTTACATGGTGGGGATGGCGGATGCTTTGATACACACAACACTAACATTCCGCTTATGTTTCTGTGGGTCAAATGAGATtaaccatttcttctgtgatgcTCCACCCCTCCTATTGTTGTCTTGCTCAGATACACAGGTCAATGAGTTAATGGTATTCATAATATTTGGCTTCATTGAAGTGAGTACCATTTCAGGAGTTCTTGTCTCTTACGCTTACATAATCCTATCCGTCTTGAAGATCCACTCTGCTGAGGGGAGGCTCAAAGTTTTCTCCACCTGCACCTCCCACTTAACTGCCGTTGCAATTTTCCAGGGAACTATGCTCTTCATGTATTTCAGGCCAAGCTCTGCCTACTCCCTAGATCAAGACAAAATGACCTCACTGTTTTACACCCTTGTGATTCCCATGCTTAACCCTCTGATTTACAGCCTGCGGAACAAGGATGTGAAGGAGGCCttggaaaaactgaaaactaaaaggTGGTTTTAA
- the LOC140844158 gene encoding olfactory receptor 5W2-like, with the protein MDRGNCSSVTEFIFLGITNNPGMKVTVFTIFLVIYLTNFLANLGMIIIITMDSQLYTPMYFFLSHLSFCDLCYSTAVGPKMLVDIFAKNKSIPFYGCAVQTGIFCTFVDAECLLLAVMAFDRYKAISNPLLYTVNMSSTVCSLLTAGVYVVAMADALIHTTLTFRLCFCGSNEINHFFCDAPPLLLLSCSDTQVNELMIFIIFGFIEVSTISGVLVSYAYIILSVLKIHSAEGRLKAFSTCTSHLTAVAIFQGTMLFMYFRPSSAYSLDQDKMTSLFYTLVIPMLNPLIYSLRNKDVKEALEKLSTKRWF; encoded by the coding sequence ATGGATAGAGGTAATTGTTCCTCCGTGACTGAATTTATTTTCTTGGGAATTACCAATAACCCTGGGATGAAGGTGACTGTTTTTACCATATTTCTAGTGATTTACCTCACTAATTTCCTAGCAAATCTTGGAATGATCATTATAATTACAATGGATTCCCAGCTGTATACGCCGATGTACTTTTTCCTCAGCCACCTGTCCTTCTGTGACCTCTGCTATTCCACGGCAGTTGGGCCCAAGATGCTGGTGGACATATTTGCCAAGAACAAGTCAATTCCCTTCTATGGCTGTGCTGTGCAAACAGGAATCTTCTGTACCTTTGTAGATGCTGAGTGTCTGCTGCTGGCAGTGATGGCCTTTGACCGGTACAAGGCCATCAGCAACCCCTTGCTCTATACAGTCAACATGTCCAGCACAGTGTGCTCCCTGCTCACGGCTGGGGTTTACGTGGTGGCAATGGCCGATGCTCTCATCCACACAACACTAACATTCCGCTTATGTTTCTGTGGGTCAAATGAGATtaaccatttcttctgtgatgcTCCACCCCTCCTATTGTTGTCTTGCTCAGATACACAGGTCAATGAGTTAATGATATTCATAATATTTGGCTTCATTGAAGTGAGTACCATTTCAGGAGTTCTTGTCTCTTACGCTTACATAATCCTATCCGTCTTGAAGATCCACTCTGCTGAGGGGAGGCTCAAAGCTTTCTCCACCTGCACCTCCCACTTAACTGCTGTTGCAATTTTCCAGGGAACTATGCTCTTCATGTATTTCAGGCCAAGCTCTGCCTACTCCCTAGATCAAGACAAAATGACCTCACTGTTTTACACCCTTGTAATTCCCATGCTTAACCCTCTGATTTACAGCCTGCGGAACAAGGATGTAAAGGAGGCCTTGGAAAAACTGTCAACTAAAAGGTGGTTTTAA